Sequence from the Hylaeus volcanicus isolate JK05 chromosome 1, UHH_iyHylVolc1.0_haploid, whole genome shotgun sequence genome:
AATCTTTCCCTATTCGTTTTCGTCCGCATAATTATGTGAAAGTATAAGGTACCAACCCCTTTAAGATTATGTACATTCTTTTCGAGATGGGGaaattgtgtatttttatttcttatcttAGCAACAGTTTAACTTATAAacttcgatttttgtttctttaattaatataaatgtacttCTTAACTAATTTTTTGCTTTATTCGTAAGGATCACACTttgcaatacaaaattattttcatttatatccaGGCTGCagatgtttatacaaattcaaatctttacgaatacagaaaaataattgaaacttgaATCAAAGTTATTATTAGTTCACTATTCCACTTCGTAATCGCTGTAGTGAATCTTGTTCGTTAAAATGTTAGGATTAGCTGCTCAAGTTCTCTCATAGATTAATAGCCTCCGTTTCCACTCGTTATCTGTGGTAACGGTCACCTTTCGAAACTTACAAACATTCgtcaatatattttcaatatgtGCCTGGGGATCCCCAGTGAGCTCTAGCGTCTTCAGCAACGGGAAATCCTCTCCATTGGAGCGTCTCAAACGTCTCGACGCGTTTCTGTAGCATTTCCAAAGCTGAGGCTCGATCACGATCATCTCCGCTAGCGAACAGGCTTTCTTCAAGAATTCGGCCAACCCTTTGTCTCCGTGGTTCAAGTGGATCCACATCGTAACGGAGAAACAGAACACGACGTCGAAGCGTGACTTCTGAAAACGACCAAGATAGCCCTCCAACGTCCGGTCGCAATCTTCGGCTACAAAATCGAGGCattcgaaaattattcgatCCGTTCGTGGATTGCGTTCCCGTGCCCGCTCGATCAGAATCGGATCGAGATCTACGCCAAGCAAGGAGATCTCTCGATCGCCCGATAAGGCGCTCTCGAGGAAGTCGTGCAACACGAACGTCAGGTCCTGAAAGCATTAATGTGATTCGCCATTTATCCTATACTCCTCGGCCAAGAAAATGCGTGGCTTTGTTGGATCTCGAAATTTCTGATATCGTTGTTACAGAGTGTTTTCTAGAACGAGCTTTTGAACGCTTAAATGACGTTAGCTGCCACGTTTAATTATGATCTtgtgtacttttattaaaatgaaaaatgtgtttttaataagatcatttcagaaaatattttttcaattcatggAAACGTGCGTCGGATTGCATGGAACTCGAACGAGTTTCCGGAAGCAGGGAAGTTTGGGGTTATTCCGAAAAAGGGATAACTCCGTTAAATTTAGACGTGCGCCGTTTGTAATTTCGGATCACGTCCGACTCATTCTATTTCGTCTGGCAGCTGTTTCAAGCTCACCCCCGCGTTACAGCCAACGTCTAGGCCTACGTATTTCCGGTCCGGATGGCCAGGACGCCGCCACACGCCACGCGGAAGTTGTCGCACGCGCTCTTCCGCAGGATGGAATTGGTAATAATTCATGAAGTTCCCGTGTCTACTAGCGCCCGGATCCGTCTTGTCTTCCTTTTCCTTGGACGATATCCccgacatttttcaaaaccTGAAAATCATCGAGATCGATGGTCAACCATTGGATTCTTTGGATTCTACGTGTCCCACATTTCAACTTTTatagcgaataaaaataatttaatttttcatcgaattttcCTTATATTTGATGCATAATTACATCGGATTCGGAAAGTAATTACGTATTTTTACCATCAGAATGATTTGTTCCGcagtttaattacaaaaaaaaattatattttctttttcacgaacaaaaaaacgaaattacttGGCTAACAATGAAATAGTGACTCagttttacaataatattatacaccAGTCTATATCACGAAATAAAACCACCGCACTCGCTTCAAGATAATTGAATCattaggaaataaaattaatagaattcgGTTAACGACAAGTTGCTCGCgaatttca
This genomic interval carries:
- the LOC128875724 gene encoding probable RNA methyltransferase CG11342, giving the protein MSGISSKEKEDKTDPGASRHGNFMNYYQFHPAEERVRQLPRGVWRRPGHPDRKYVGLDVGCNAGDLTFVLHDFLESALSGDREISLLGVDLDPILIERARERNPRTDRIIFECLDFVAEDCDRTLEGYLGRFQKSRFDVVFCFSVTMWIHLNHGDKGLAEFLKKACSLAEMIVIEPQLWKCYRNASRRLRRSNGEDFPLLKTLELTGDPQAHIENILTNVCKFRKVTVTTDNEWKRRLLIYERT